Proteins found in one Campylobacter canadensis genomic segment:
- a CDS encoding proline--tRNA ligase, giving the protein MKFTKFYAPTSKNAPKDAQLTSHILLSRAGYIEQLGSGLYNYLPLANTMIEKIKNIVIKRMQEIDANYLNLSFVCPLSYWDESGRSFVFGKELLRFKDRKDNDFILSPTAEEAIVALVRGKITSYKQLPINLFQIQSKFRDEARPRFGLLRGREFIMKDAYSFHSSYESLDEEFLKVQNAYCKILDDLKLNYAIVDADSGAIGGSGSKEFMVIAPSGEDDLAICKCGYCANVEAAKRQKINYENKIEANLSKFKTPNIKSIDDLANFFKCEKHNLIKAVVKKAIYKDKEELIVYFIRGNDELNEVKAKNAANAIEIVDANDEDLLNNSLCAGFIGPFNLDIKFFIDEELKNEDNLICGANEVDYHLVGVKITNFLDERFKDLSLVKQGDKCPNCSSELDFVKGIEVGHIFKLGDKYSKAMNATYLDENGKAQAFIMGCYGVGISRLLAVLAECKNDEFGLCWDKSLSPFDTYIILSDVKNEEQMNIANEIYAYLKKNNINVLFDDRNERFGVKINDYELIGIPSAIIIGKKIQENLIELKDRKSKESLQISLENKEECFKKIKEFIEK; this is encoded by the coding sequence ATGAAATTCACTAAATTCTACGCTCCAACAAGCAAAAATGCACCAAAAGATGCTCAACTTACATCACATATTTTATTGTCTCGTGCAGGTTATATTGAGCAACTTGGTTCTGGTCTTTATAATTATCTACCTTTAGCAAATACAATGATAGAAAAAATTAAAAACATTGTAATAAAAAGAATGCAAGAAATTGATGCAAATTATTTAAATCTTAGTTTTGTATGCCCATTATCTTATTGGGATGAAAGTGGTAGAAGCTTTGTTTTTGGCAAGGAATTATTAAGATTTAAAGATAGAAAAGATAATGATTTTATCTTAAGCCCAACAGCAGAAGAAGCAATTGTGGCACTAGTTCGTGGAAAAATCACAAGTTATAAACAATTACCTATTAATTTATTTCAAATTCAAAGCAAGTTTAGAGACGAGGCAAGACCTAGATTTGGTTTGCTTAGAGGTCGTGAGTTTATAATGAAAGATGCTTATAGTTTTCATTCAAGCTATGAGAGTTTAGATGAAGAATTTTTAAAAGTACAAAATGCTTATTGTAAAATCTTAGATGATTTAAAACTAAATTATGCAATAGTTGATGCTGATAGCGGTGCTATTGGTGGAAGTGGTAGTAAAGAATTTATGGTTATTGCACCTAGCGGAGAAGATGATTTAGCAATATGTAAATGTGGATATTGTGCTAATGTTGAAGCTGCAAAAAGACAAAAAATAAACTATGAAAACAAAATAGAAGCTAATTTAAGTAAATTTAAAACACCGAATATTAAAAGCATAGATGATTTAGCAAATTTCTTTAAGTGCGAAAAGCATAATTTAATTAAAGCTGTTGTTAAAAAAGCAATTTATAAAGATAAAGAAGAATTAATAGTATATTTTATAAGAGGAAACGATGAATTAAACGAAGTAAAAGCTAAAAATGCTGCTAATGCTATTGAGATAGTTGATGCAAATGATGAAGATTTGCTTAATAATTCTTTATGTGCTGGTTTTATAGGACCATTTAATTTAGATATAAAATTCTTTATTGATGAAGAATTAAAAAATGAAGATAATTTAATTTGTGGAGCAAATGAAGTAGATTATCACCTAGTTGGTGTAAAAATAACTAATTTTTTAGATGAAAGATTTAAAGATTTAAGCTTAGTAAAACAAGGAGATAAATGCCCTAATTGCTCTAGCGAGCTTGATTTTGTAAAAGGCATTGAAGTTGGGCATATTTTTAAACTTGGTGATAAATATTCTAAAGCTATGAACGCTACTTATCTTGATGAAAATGGCAAGGCTCAAGCTTTTATTATGGGTTGCTATGGAGTTGGTATAAGCAGATTATTAGCCGTGCTAGCTGAATGTAAAAATGATGAATTTGGTTTATGCTGGGATAAAAGCTTAAGTCCTTTTGATACTTATATAATACTTTCTGATGTAAAAAACGAAGAACAAATGAATATAGCAAATGAAATATATGCTTATTTGAAAAAAAATAATATAAATGTTTTATTTGATGATAGAAATGAAAGATTTGGGGTAAAAATAAACGACTATGAATTAATAGGAATTCCAAGTGCAATCATAATAGGTAAGAAAATTCAAGAAAATTTAATAGAACTGAAAGATAGAAAAAGCAAAGAAAGCTTACAAATATCTTTAGAAAATAAAGAAGAATGTTTTAAGAAAATTAAAGAATTTATTGAAAAATAA
- the hemA gene encoding glutamyl-tRNA reductase codes for MNFFSISYTHKNTSIDIREKLAFNSDIRTSECLKLILANNKINECVILSTCNRIEIMCYVNDFIGINDYIIKCLCLICKIDESLIKNLPDIYEDSGFLHHLFSVASSLDSLVIGETQIVGQLKNALLLAKNYQNDISNLENVINYAFKCAALVRNQTQISKNPVSVSSVAVNKAKECIDIKNEKILLIGSGQMINLAAKHLLNHSNNLFICSRTLQNAKNLAQELKVNYLDYKDLKNFLNDFKIIFSATSSNEAIINDEMIIQKDYKRFYFDIAIPRDINISTYHNIEVFSVDDLNEIVKKNMSFKDEQAKIAYSIIANMVYEFYNTQSKTKITPIIKSMRLKANVCIENELKKAIKKGYIKNSNEEEVYKFAKQVMNAYLHELTIKIKNYDEHLYDIESINYLFLERQNDEIH; via the coding sequence ATGAATTTTTTTAGCATTTCATATACGCATAAAAACACTAGCATTGATATTAGAGAAAAACTAGCATTTAATAGCGATATAAGAACGAGCGAATGCTTAAAATTAATCTTAGCAAATAATAAAATTAATGAATGTGTTATACTTAGCACCTGCAATAGAATAGAAATTATGTGCTATGTAAATGATTTTATAGGAATAAACGATTATATAATAAAATGCCTGTGTTTAATTTGCAAAATAGATGAAAGCTTGATTAAAAATTTACCTGATATTTATGAAGATAGTGGTTTTTTACACCATCTTTTTAGCGTTGCAAGTTCTCTTGATAGCCTTGTAATAGGAGAAACACAAATAGTAGGACAATTAAAAAACGCTCTTTTATTAGCTAAAAATTATCAAAACGATATTAGCAATCTTGAAAATGTTATCAACTATGCCTTTAAATGTGCTGCTTTAGTTAGAAATCAAACCCAAATTTCTAAAAATCCTGTTTCAGTAAGCTCGGTCGCAGTAAATAAAGCAAAAGAATGTATAGATATTAAAAATGAAAAGATTTTATTAATTGGTAGTGGGCAAATGATTAATCTTGCAGCAAAACATTTGTTAAATCATAGCAATAATCTTTTTATTTGTTCAAGAACCTTACAAAATGCAAAAAATCTAGCTCAAGAATTAAAAGTAAATTATCTTGATTATAAAGATTTAAAAAATTTTTTAAATGACTTTAAAATTATTTTTAGTGCTACAAGCTCAAACGAAGCAATTATTAATGATGAAATGATTATTCAAAAAGATTATAAAAGATTTTACTTTGATATTGCAATTCCAAGAGATATTAATATAAGCACTTATCATAATATTGAAGTTTTTAGCGTTGATGATTTAAATGAAATCGTGAAAAAAAATATGAGCTTTAAAGATGAGCAAGCAAAAATTGCATATTCAATAATTGCAAATATGGTTTATGAATTTTATAACACTCAAAGCAAAACAAAAATAACCCCAATAATAAAATCTATGCGTTTAAAGGCAAATGTATGTATAGAAAATGAATTAAAAAAGGCTATTAAAAAAGGTTATATTAAAAATTCAAACGAAGAAGAAGTATATAAATTTGCAAAACAAGTTATGAATGCTTATTTACACGAACTTACAATTAAAATTAAAAACTACGATGAACATTTATATGATATAGAAAGCATAAATTATTTATTTTTAGAAAGGCAAAACGATGAAATTCACTAA
- a CDS encoding polyprenyl synthetase family protein, which translates to MDKIDFYMNEFVKDLKHKSIFEYLKNVNQGKRLRSKLILKIAQPSDEAYKLCAVIECIHLASLMHDDVIDEALTRRNTPSINAIYGDKTAIMLGDILYSIAFYNLTSFKQEISACVGLAVALLSSGELLDVELGESFNEDENKYYEMIYKKTSSLIEASAYAAALLVDKKDALNYKEFGKNLGIAFQIVDDILDITQDEATLGKPNLNDYKEGKVTLPYIMLDRALKDEDKKRLRAYFAQTLNKEEQSWIKEQFAKYDIINKSIKIAQEYGEKALKCVDNPDLQDIVKKMIFREF; encoded by the coding sequence ATGGATAAAATTGATTTTTATATGAATGAATTTGTTAAAGATTTAAAACATAAAAGTATCTTTGAATACTTAAAAAATGTTAATCAAGGTAAAAGACTAAGGTCTAAATTAATCTTAAAAATAGCACAGCCAAGCGACGAAGCTTATAAATTATGTGCGGTAATTGAGTGCATTCACCTAGCTTCTTTAATGCACGATGATGTTATTGATGAAGCCTTAACTAGAAGAAATACACCTAGTATAAATGCAATTTATGGAGATAAAACTGCAATTATGCTAGGAGATATTTTGTATTCAATCGCCTTTTACAATCTTACTTCTTTTAAGCAAGAGATTTCAGCTTGTGTAGGTTTAGCAGTTGCCTTGCTTAGTAGTGGGGAATTACTTGATGTTGAATTAGGAGAAAGTTTTAATGAAGATGAAAATAAATATTATGAAATGATTTATAAAAAAACTTCTTCATTAATTGAAGCAAGTGCTTATGCAGCCGCTTTATTGGTTGATAAAAAAGATGCTTTAAATTATAAAGAATTTGGCAAAAATCTTGGAATTGCTTTTCAAATAGTTGATGATATTTTAGATATAACTCAAGATGAAGCTACTTTAGGAAAACCAAATTTAAATGATTATAAAGAAGGTAAGGTTACACTTCCATACATTATGCTTGATAGAGCTTTAAAAGATGAAGATAAAAAAAGATTAAGAGCATATTTTGCACAAACTTTAAATAAAGAAGAGCAAAGTTGGATAAAAGAACAATTTGCAAAATATGATATTATAAATAAAAGCATTAAAATCGCACAAGAATATGGAGAAAAAGCTTTAAAATGTGTTGATAATCCTGATTTGCAAGATATTGTTAAAAAAATGATTTTTAGGGAATTTTAA
- a CDS encoding thermonuclease family protein — translation MKQFFLIFILLTSLYAKEYKVVKVSDGDTINVLDGKKKLKIRFYGIDAPESKQNFGKFCTNVLKQKILGKFVSLEKKGVDTYKRQIAIVYLNNEDINAYMVKSGCAWAYTHYTKKYQALEQNARRQKVGLWIENNPENPYKFRKRNKHKRSESEEIMKIFSRIFKNA, via the coding sequence ATGAAACAGTTTTTTTTAATTTTTATTTTACTTACAAGTCTTTACGCAAAAGAATACAAGGTTGTTAAGGTAAGCGATGGCGATACAATAAATGTTCTTGATGGAAAAAAGAAACTAAAGATTAGATTTTATGGCATAGATGCTCCTGAAAGCAAACAAAATTTTGGGAAATTTTGTACAAATGTTTTAAAACAAAAAATTCTAGGAAAATTTGTTAGTTTAGAAAAAAAAGGTGTTGATACTTACAAAAGACAAATTGCTATTGTGTATTTAAATAACGAAGACATTAACGCTTATATGGTTAAAAGTGGTTGTGCTTGGGCTTATACTCATTATACAAAAAAATATCAAGCATTAGAGCAAAATGCAAGAAGGCAAAAAGTTGGTTTATGGATAGAAAATAATCCTGAAAACCCATATAAATTTAGAAAAAGAAATAAGCATAAAAGAAGTGAAAGCGAAGAAATAATGAAGATTTTTTCAAGGATATTTAAAAATGCCTAA
- a CDS encoding D-alanine--D-alanine ligase, translating into MKKAIIFGANSYEHEISIVSAITLSNILEDVKFIYVDFEHNFYLIDKKNMNAQFFAKKDFKKQKRIYISNGGFYEKSLFSQNKIDIDLIINTIHGKIGEDGTMAALLDFFNIKYIGPRINASSISIDKHLTKLYANEVGVKSLKYYLNPTSTQGLEFPLILKPANLGSSIGIAIANNSSEFAYALDSAKEYDDKIIAEPYFENIQEINLAGYFDGEKIVFSKFEEPKKNGHLDFSQKYLVFKQKEIQEVKLSEEIQNKLKDAFSKIYMPLFKGALIRCDFFIKDNEIFLNEINPNPGSYANYLFDDFEKELNSLANSIKNNENIKENYSFLQKIVQAK; encoded by the coding sequence ATGAAAAAAGCAATAATCTTTGGAGCAAATTCATACGAACACGAAATTAGCATAGTAAGTGCTATTACTCTTTCAAATATATTAGAAGATGTAAAATTTATTTATGTTGATTTTGAACATAATTTTTATCTTATTGATAAAAAAAATATGAATGCACAATTTTTTGCAAAAAAAGACTTTAAAAAACAAAAAAGAATTTATATTAGCAATGGTGGTTTTTATGAAAAAAGTCTATTTTCACAAAATAAAATTGATATTGATTTAATTATCAATACAATTCATGGAAAAATAGGTGAAGATGGAACTATGGCTGCCTTGCTTGATTTTTTTAATATAAAATATATTGGCCCTAGAATTAATGCAAGTTCTATTAGCATAGATAAACACCTAACAAAATTATATGCAAATGAAGTTGGAGTTAAAAGCTTAAAATATTATCTAAATCCAACTAGCACCCAAGGTTTAGAATTTCCACTTATTTTAAAACCTGCTAATCTTGGTTCAAGCATAGGTATTGCGATTGCAAATAATTCAAGTGAATTTGCTTATGCACTTGATAGCGCTAAAGAATATGATGATAAAATAATAGCAGAGCCTTATTTTGAAAATATACAAGAGATTAATTTAGCTGGCTATTTTGATGGAGAAAAAATTGTTTTTTCTAAATTTGAAGAGCCTAAAAAAAATGGGCATTTAGATTTTTCACAAAAATATTTAGTATTTAAACAAAAAGAAATTCAAGAAGTAAAACTAAGCGAAGAAATACAAAATAAATTAAAAGACGCCTTTAGTAAAATTTATATGCCGCTTTTTAAAGGTGCTTTAATTAGATGTGATTTTTTTATAAAAGATAATGAGATTTTTTTAAACGAAATAAATCCTAATCCAGGTTCTTATGCAAATTATTTATTTGATGATTTTGAAAAAGAGCTAAATTCTTTAGCAAATAGCATCAAAAATAATGAAAATATAAAAGAAAATTACTCATTTTTACAAAAAATAGTTCAGGCAAAATAA
- the ruvA gene encoding Holliday junction branch migration protein RuvA translates to MIAYIEGKVIKKSPTYLIVKNNGIGYAINTSLQSSSKIALNDEIALFITQIIKEDSNKLYGFLDDNERIFFEELIKINGIGPSTALALLSNLSVEELCRAISNENISIIIKAPGIGAKTAQRLILELKDKVLKLGFSTQSNALYEAAQALLALGFKNDNVQKALKDVNGDNVGELVKNALKKLS, encoded by the coding sequence ATGATAGCTTATATTGAAGGTAAAGTAATTAAAAAAAGCCCAACTTATTTAATAGTAAAAAATAATGGAATTGGTTATGCTATAAACACTAGCTTACAAAGCTCAAGTAAAATTGCTTTAAATGATGAAATAGCACTTTTTATAACACAAATTATCAAAGAAGATTCTAATAAATTATATGGTTTTTTAGATGATAATGAAAGAATTTTTTTTGAAGAATTAATTAAAATAAACGGCATAGGTCCTAGCACCGCTCTTGCATTATTATCAAATTTAAGTGTTGAGGAGCTATGCAGGGCAATTAGTAATGAAAATATAAGTATAATAATAAAGGCTCCTGGCATAGGTGCAAAAACAGCTCAAAGGCTTATTTTAGAATTAAAAGACAAGGTTTTAAAATTAGGATTTAGCACTCAAAGCAATGCACTTTATGAAGCAGCACAAGCTCTTTTAGCCTTAGGTTTTAAAAACGATAATGTACAAAAAGCTTTAAAAGATGTAAATGGAGATAATGTTGGCGAACTTGTAAAAAACGCATTAAAAAAATTAAGTTAA
- a CDS encoding flagellar assembly protein A, whose amino-acid sequence MRLITTKPLEEIKKYAQKHDKNPDSLDYEIVSYSTDIVFSKDKSKHYEGDEVSEFLDDALFLQDFKIVQNYEINIVNKTQSLVDFKIAANSSLTKIVANFKAFCFDYDLLDDVALKYIQNAINKKFINSGLYLGLRQKKTNAILMQMIKDFKDEKIEEKNIILALGVDAIDSNDPELKLYYKEKKENQENIDYSKRGFVSAVNGGDLIIEFVKSIEAKDGKNLKCESIKAKRSNLKNEPDFKISENISQMENDKSIKYYANANGYVYFSNNTYDIKDSIDIEKITFKTTGSIEAGVNKDVTLNVFEADYLKDAIGPNLSIEASIVNVKGCVAQHSTINAQDVTIGAQTHSKSKIFAKKISINSHRGYCKGDEIFIERLENGVVEGKIVRINQCLGGKVIANKVYVQTLTTNTMFEISDLAVITNCIGENNKFLITANSSPIIAKSLTQNAEKLKENNDLLKNLPKLIQSKLAIINSNKESIIQIKQRIAQMQESNTPIPAAFFNKLKEFQNISQEYNDLKEQFNDANEKKKYILDEFAILQDKVFDARVINLNTWANLNEIRFKLTQPKIELSYNTSKDEKIYCIKLEKDPSIDDEEKSIKIVKIENNQGSEDDSLY is encoded by the coding sequence TTGAGATTAATTACAACTAAACCATTAGAAGAAATAAAAAAATATGCTCAAAAGCACGATAAAAATCCTGATAGTTTAGATTATGAAATCGTAAGCTATTCAACCGATATCGTTTTTAGCAAAGATAAAAGTAAGCATTATGAAGGCGATGAAGTTAGCGAATTTTTAGATGATGCTTTATTTTTGCAAGATTTTAAAATAGTGCAAAATTATGAAATAAATATAGTTAATAAAACTCAATCCTTAGTTGATTTTAAAATAGCTGCAAATTCTTCTTTGACAAAAATTGTAGCTAATTTTAAAGCTTTTTGCTTTGATTATGATTTATTAGATGATGTTGCTTTAAAATATATACAAAATGCTATAAATAAAAAATTTATAAATTCAGGGCTTTATTTAGGCTTAAGACAAAAGAAAACAAATGCTATTTTAATGCAAATGATAAAAGATTTTAAAGATGAAAAAATAGAAGAAAAAAATATAATTTTAGCTTTAGGAGTTGATGCAATCGATTCAAACGACCCAGAATTAAAACTTTATTATAAAGAAAAGAAAGAAAATCAAGAAAATATTGATTATTCAAAAAGGGGCTTTGTTAGTGCGGTTAATGGCGGAGATTTGATTATTGAATTTGTAAAAAGCATAGAAGCAAAAGATGGTAAAAATCTAAAATGCGAAAGCATAAAAGCAAAGCGTTCAAATTTAAAAAATGAACCTGATTTTAAAATTAGTGAAAATATTTCTCAAATGGAAAATGATAAAAGCATTAAATATTATGCTAATGCAAATGGCTATGTGTATTTTAGTAATAATACTTATGATATAAAAGATAGTATTGATATTGAAAAAATAACTTTTAAAACAACAGGCTCAATAGAAGCAGGAGTTAATAAAGATGTAACATTGAATGTATTTGAAGCTGATTATTTAAAAGATGCTATTGGACCTAATTTAAGCATTGAAGCTAGTATTGTAAATGTAAAAGGTTGTGTAGCTCAGCATTCAACAATTAATGCTCAAGATGTAACAATAGGCGCACAAACTCATTCAAAAAGTAAAATTTTTGCTAAAAAAATAAGCATTAACTCTCATCGTGGTTATTGCAAAGGTGATGAAATTTTTATTGAAAGATTAGAAAATGGAGTAGTTGAAGGTAAAATTGTAAGAATTAATCAATGTCTTGGCGGAAAAGTAATTGCAAATAAAGTTTATGTGCAAACTCTTACAACTAACACAATGTTTGAAATCAGCGACTTAGCTGTAATTACAAATTGTATAGGAGAAAATAATAAATTTTTAATTACAGCAAATTCATCTCCAATAATAGCAAAAAGCCTAACTCAAAATGCAGAAAAATTAAAAGAAAATAATGATTTATTAAAAAATCTACCAAAACTAATTCAAAGCAAATTAGCAATAATAAATTCAAACAAAGAAAGCATTATTCAAATTAAACAAAGAATAGCGCAAATGCAAGAAAGCAACACCCCTATTCCTGCAGCTTTTTTTAATAAATTAAAAGAATTTCAAAACATATCTCAAGAATACAATGATTTAAAAGAGCAATTTAACGATGCTAATGAAAAGAAAAAATATATTTTAGATGAATTTGCAATTTTACAAGATAAGGTTTTTGATGCTAGGGTTATAAACCTAAATACTTGGGCAAATTTAAATGAAATAAGATTTAAATTAACCCAGCCTAAAATTGAATTAAGTTATAATACCAGCAAAGATGAAAAAATTTATTGTATTAAATTAGAAAAAGACCCATCAATTGATGATGAAGAAAAGTCAATAAAAATAGTAAAAATAGAAAACAATCAAGGAAGTGAAGATGATAGCTTATATTGA
- the murJ gene encoding murein biosynthesis integral membrane protein MurJ → MNLKIIKKYLSNLFGILFSRISGFLRDLCLANYLGAGYFSDLFFVMIRLPSIFRALFTEGVFNQSFLPNLAASQKKGAFCIQILCIFCTFLAILCLIISVFSKFFISLIFFGFDDNFIKEAASLNAINIWYLLLIFIACFFASLLNYSNRFFISSISASFFNLACVFALIYAKEYDKLEKLYFVSYFIICSSFVQIILLLLALKSNKILKAMFLSFRKKSKISLKNFFKNFFSSLLGASSTQINSLVEISLASTLVSASISYMNYATRIYQLPLALIAIAFTQVFFPTLIRLIKANEKEQMLNSMSMIFHLMLFLLLFACLGGFILSEEIIKLLFFRGAFTYLNVLECAKVLRIYILCIVPLGLSRLFLAYINANYLHSYAAKIALISCVICIISSLTLIKFFGVLAFCISANISAWFIFFAYLKCFKISNFVAILKLKYCLIIFLSAIIFSFALIYLKGFINAFI, encoded by the coding sequence ATGAATTTAAAAATAATAAAAAAATATTTAAGTAATTTATTTGGAATACTTTTTTCAAGGATTAGTGGTTTTTTAAGGGATTTATGCTTAGCAAATTATTTAGGAGCAGGGTATTTTTCTGATTTATTTTTTGTTATGATTAGACTACCTAGCATTTTTAGAGCGCTTTTTACTGAAGGTGTTTTTAATCAATCCTTTTTACCAAATTTAGCAGCTTCGCAAAAAAAGGGTGCATTTTGCATACAAATTCTTTGTATATTTTGTACTTTTTTAGCGATTTTATGTCTTATTATTAGTGTTTTTTCAAAGTTTTTTATATCTTTGATTTTTTTTGGTTTTGATGATAATTTTATAAAAGAAGCAGCCAGTTTAAATGCTATTAATATTTGGTATTTACTACTTATTTTTATCGCTTGTTTTTTTGCTTCTTTGCTTAATTATTCTAATAGATTTTTTATAAGTAGCATTAGCGCATCTTTTTTTAATCTTGCTTGTGTTTTTGCTTTAATTTATGCTAAAGAATATGATAAGTTAGAAAAATTGTATTTTGTAAGTTATTTTATAATTTGCAGTTCTTTTGTGCAAATTATTTTATTGCTTCTTGCATTAAAATCAAATAAAATTTTAAAAGCAATGTTTTTATCTTTTAGAAAAAAATCTAAAATATCTTTAAAAAATTTTTTTAAGAATTTCTTTTCTTCTTTACTCGGTGCAAGTTCAACGCAAATTAATTCTTTAGTAGAAATCTCATTAGCAAGTACTTTAGTTAGCGCAAGTATTTCTTATATGAATTATGCAACAAGAATTTATCAACTCCCACTAGCCTTAATCGCAATTGCATTTACTCAAGTATTTTTCCCAACCCTAATAAGACTTATTAAAGCAAATGAAAAAGAGCAAATGCTAAATAGTATGAGTATGATTTTTCATTTAATGTTATTTTTATTACTTTTTGCTTGTCTTGGTGGCTTTATTTTATCAGAAGAAATAATTAAGCTTTTATTTTTTCGTGGTGCTTTTACATATTTAAATGTGCTTGAATGCGCTAAGGTGCTTAGAATTTATATTTTATGTATAGTGCCACTTGGCTTATCAAGATTATTTTTAGCTTATATTAATGCAAATTATTTACATTCTTATGCAGCAAAAATTGCTTTAATTTCTTGTGTTATTTGCATAATATCTTCTTTAACTCTTATTAAATTTTTTGGTGTTTTAGCTTTTTGTATTAGTGCTAATATTAGTGCTTGGTTTATATTTTTTGCTTATTTAAAGTGTTTTAAAATTAGTAATTTTGTTGCTATTTTAAAACTTAAATATTGTTTAATAATATTTTTAAGTGCAATTATTTTTAGCTTTGCGCTTATTTATCTTAAAGGATTTATAAATGCTTTTATTTGA
- the cysS gene encoding cysteine--tRNA ligase, which produces MLLFDSVKKEKIEFNEDTVNIYVCGPTVYDDAHLGHARSSISFDLLRRVLLANNKKVCFAKNYTDIDDKILLKMQNENKSLKEITEFYIKSYEEDMQALNILKPDFSPKATDYIAKMIEFITCLLEKNYAYTLDDGIYLDTSKDSKYLSLSKKAQDDTKTRLDSIVNKKNASDFVLWKFDEKYYKANFGTGRPGWHTECVCMILDIFTKLHIHCGGADLFFPHHENEACQCRLNQNTELADIWLHNGFVNINNTKMSKSLNNSFFVKDALKEINAEVLRFYLQSIYYRADFNYNFIDLKASKKRLDKIYRVKKLLNLDEIKDDFNIKSSLKDELLSALNDDLNISLALACVDEWINKVNSNPKNEEFINDFIALSSILGIAKLNPKAYFQDCSKELKDEIIDLINKRTNAKANKDYKLADEIREKLSKMGVSLQDNKDGVEWELV; this is translated from the coding sequence ATGCTTTTATTTGATAGTGTGAAAAAAGAAAAAATTGAATTTAATGAAGATACTGTAAATATTTATGTTTGCGGTCCAACAGTTTATGATGATGCGCATTTAGGACACGCAAGAAGTAGTATTAGCTTTGATTTATTAAGAAGGGTTTTATTAGCAAATAATAAAAAAGTATGCTTTGCAAAAAACTACACTGATATTGATGATAAAATACTTTTAAAAATGCAAAATGAAAACAAAAGTTTAAAAGAAATTACAGAATTTTACATAAAAAGCTATGAAGAAGATATGCAAGCTTTAAATATTTTAAAACCTGATTTTAGCCCAAAAGCTACTGATTATATTGCTAAAATGATTGAATTTATTACTTGCTTGCTAGAAAAAAATTATGCGTATACTTTAGACGATGGTATTTATCTTGATACAAGCAAGGATAGTAAATATTTATCATTAAGCAAAAAAGCTCAAGATGATACAAAAACAAGACTAGATAGTATTGTAAATAAAAAGAATGCTAGTGATTTTGTATTGTGGAAGTTTGATGAGAAATACTATAAAGCTAATTTTGGTACAGGAAGACCTGGTTGGCATACTGAATGTGTGTGTATGATTTTAGATATTTTTACAAAATTGCATATTCATTGCGGTGGTGCGGATTTGTTTTTTCCACATCATGAAAACGAGGCTTGTCAATGTAGATTAAATCAAAATACAGAACTAGCAGATATATGGCTACATAATGGTTTTGTAAATATAAACAATACGAAAATGAGTAAAAGTTTAAACAATAGCTTTTTTGTAAAAGATGCCTTAAAAGAAATTAATGCAGAAGTGCTTAGATTTTATTTGCAAAGTATTTATTACAGAGCTGATTTTAATTATAATTTTATTGATTTAAAGGCTAGTAAAAAGCGCCTTGATAAAATTTATAGAGTAAAAAAATTACTTAATTTAGATGAGATTAAAGATGATTTTAATATTAAGTCTTCTTTAAAAGATGAGCTTTTAAGCGCTTTAAATGATGATTTAAATATTTCTTTAGCTCTTGCTTGTGTTGATGAATGGATAAATAAGGTAAATTCTAATCCAAAAAATGAAGAATTTATAAATGATTTTATTGCTTTAAGTTCAATTTTAGGCATTGCAAAATTAAACCCTAAAGCATATTTTCAAGATTGCAGCAAAGAGCTTAAAGATGAAATTATTGATTTAATTAATAAAAGAACTAATGCAAAGGCAAATAAAGATTATAAACTTGCTGATGAGATAAGAGAAAAATTAAGTAAAATGGGGGTTAGTTTGCAAGATAATAAAGATGGTGTTGAGTGGGAGCTTGTATGA